A genome region from Cryptococcus neoformans var. neoformans B-3501A chromosome 8, whole genome shotgun sequence includes the following:
- a CDS encoding hypothetical protein (HMMPfam hit to WD40, WD domain, G-beta repeat, score: 110.2, E(): 4.7e-30), which yields MLEENTSSNLPGDVSNPFITKPNSPKKSRGNSSTSDSTLASLRQGMGRMDISSKGSSIPYTIDVRERKDSKDTRRELDRFVPARPASLSHNSHSSSTLPTLAIDSAGHTPDTSVDHSLSQDQSTLSLQASLGLNSNRRILSFQSAPPLASHATSHLDAQRNYLLQSSASANRGTGSHSGKDTKKRAPPYMPERVLDAPGFEDDYYLDLIDWSCANRVAIGLGDMGYVWDAETGSVSALGSGAEEDTNKVTSVSWSNDGAYLAIGLDTGDIEVWDVEENKKMRTMKGHLARVPVMSWHGHVLTSGCRDGSIYHHDVRVAKHKVMELVGHNAEVCGLAWRSDGQFLASGGNDNVVNCWDGRIGASILNDEGTPRGVAKWTKRNHTAAVKAIAWSPWQSSLLATGGGTADKHIHFWSTSTGARTASLPTSTQVTSLIFSPHSKEILGTHGYPDNTLTLWTYPTLEKIWEVPAHDSRIISSALSPDGTTVCTGAGDENLKFWKVWEVRQAKKEREEGESGRGKTAVRIR from the exons ATGCTTGAAGAAAATACATCTAGCAACCTCCCTGGAGACGT CTCCAACCCATTTATAACCAAACCAAATTCTCCCAAGAAATCCAGAGGAAATAGTTCCACCTCTGACTCTACCCTAGCGTCCCTTCGCCAGGGTATGGGCCGGATGGACATCTCTTCCAAGGGTTCCTCAATCCCTTACACCATTGACGTCCGAGAGCGGAAAGACTCCAAAGATACTCGCCGAGAACTTGACCGTTTCGTGCCTGCCCGTCCTGCGTCCCTCTCGCACAATTCTCATTCCAGCTCTACTTTACCGACATTAGCTATCGATAGTGCTGGGCATACCCCTGATACCTCTGTCGATCATTCCTTATCCCAGGACCAATCGACACTCTCACTTCAAGCATCTCTCGGTCTCAACTCTAACCGCCGAATCCTGTCCTTCCAATCCGCCCCACCACTCGCGTCCCACGCTACTTCCCATCTCGATGCCCAGCGAAActaccttcttcaatcaTCCGCCTCGGCCAACCGGGGCACTGGATCCCACTCGGGTAAAGATACCAAGAAGCGAGCACCGCCGTACATGCCGGAGAGAGTGCTTGATGCGCCAGGATTTGAGGATGATTATTACTTGGATTTGATTGATTGGAGCTGCGCCAATAGGGTGGCGATTGGGTTGGGGGATATGGGCTATGTGTGGGATGCGGAGACGGGGAGTGTGAGTGCTTTGGGAAGTGGTGCCGA AGAGGATACGAATAAAGTTACATCCGTATCATGGTCCAACGACGGTGCATACCTCGCCATTGGTCTTGATACTGGTGATATAGAGGTTTGGgatgtggaagagaatAAGAAGATGCGGACGATGAAGGGCCATTTAGCAAGAGTACCGGTCATGAGTTGGCACGGGCATGTTCTTACTTCCGGTTGTAGGGACGGAAGTATCTACCATCACGATGTGAGGGTCGCGAAACACAAGGTTATGGAGTTGGTGGGGCATAACGCGGAAGTGTGTGGTCTTGCGTGGCGAAGCGATGGGCAGTTTTTGGCTAGTGGGGGTAATGACAATGTCGTCAATTGTTGGGA CGGCCGTATCGGCGCTTCAATCCTCAACGACGAAGGAACACCCCGCGGTGTCGCGAAATGGACAAAACGAAACCATACTGCAGCCGTCAAAGCCATCGCTTGGTCGCCCTGGCAATCATCTCTCCTTGCTACTGGTGGCGGAACTGCCGACAAACACATTCACTTCTGGTCCACTTCCACCGGCGCCCGAACTGCTTCTCTGCCTACTTCCACTCAAGTCACATCCCTCATTTTTTCCCCACATTCGAAAGAAATTCTCGGGACACACGGGTATCCGGATAATACCCTTACGCTGTGGACTTATCCGACGTTGGAGAAAATCTGGGAGGTGCCAGCGCATGATTCGAGGATTATCAGTTCGGCATTGAGTCCGGATGGGACGACGGTGTGTACAGGCGCGGGAGATGAGAACCTCAAGTTCTGGAAAGTATGGGAAGTGAGGcaggcaaagaaggagagggaagagggcgAGAGTGGGAGAGGCAAGACAGCCGTCAGGATTAGGTAA